From Streptomyces sp. Edi4, one genomic window encodes:
- a CDS encoding ATP-binding protein, with protein sequence MHSPSPTSAPRRATAAARAASARWVGDDRAMDVLIALSCFGLMILDVPGLARDDNSLNSYTAPPVLALGAATLLLRRRWPWLPYLVALGYLGWLHQLNLVQFALYSLGRFRGRRAGILATCGYIAVAYVLFNLPGWPDIRGETLSSFLAIVVPVGVLACGVGISAYRHDLVHELEAQRAQTAGLRAVQAERISVARDVHDMVGRELTMLAVRSEVLAVRARNEPHHKDFEELADSARRAHLMLNEIIVRRADERTATPGLDGLDALAEESRLAGTPVGLDIEADAHRLSPLRQAAVYRVVQECLTNSVKHARGEPVAVTIRLVAGDLVVTVQNPLPRSAPVKEPVSSGTGTFSMRERVDSMGGSLTTTRTDTTYEVRATLPAGAVG encoded by the coding sequence ATGCACTCGCCGTCCCCGACCTCCGCGCCGCGCCGCGCGACGGCGGCGGCGCGTGCCGCGAGCGCGCGCTGGGTCGGCGACGACCGCGCCATGGACGTGCTGATCGCGCTGAGCTGCTTCGGCCTGATGATCCTCGACGTGCCGGGCCTGGCCCGCGACGACAACTCGCTCAACAGCTACACCGCGCCGCCCGTCCTCGCGCTCGGCGCCGCCACTCTGCTCCTGCGCAGGCGCTGGCCCTGGCTGCCCTACCTGGTGGCGCTCGGCTATCTGGGCTGGCTGCACCAGCTGAACCTGGTGCAGTTCGCGCTGTACTCGCTCGGCCGCTTCCGCGGGCGGCGCGCCGGCATCCTCGCCACGTGCGGCTACATCGCGGTGGCGTACGTCCTGTTCAACCTGCCGGGCTGGCCCGACATCCGGGGCGAGACGCTCAGCTCGTTCCTGGCGATCGTGGTGCCGGTGGGGGTGCTCGCCTGCGGCGTCGGCATCTCCGCCTACCGGCACGACCTCGTCCACGAACTGGAGGCCCAGCGCGCCCAGACCGCGGGTCTGCGCGCCGTGCAGGCCGAGCGGATCTCGGTGGCCCGGGACGTGCACGACATGGTGGGGCGCGAGCTGACGATGCTCGCGGTGCGCTCCGAAGTGCTCGCCGTGCGGGCCAGGAACGAGCCGCACCACAAGGACTTCGAAGAGCTCGCCGACAGCGCGCGCCGCGCTCACCTCATGCTGAACGAGATCATCGTGCGGCGCGCCGACGAACGCACCGCGACGCCCGGCCTGGACGGCCTGGACGCACTGGCCGAGGAGAGCCGGCTCGCGGGCACCCCGGTCGGGCTCGACATCGAGGCGGACGCGCACCGGCTCTCGCCGCTGCGGCAGGCGGCCGTGTACCGGGTGGTGCAGGAGTGCCTGACCAACTCCGTCAAGCACGCCAGGGGCGAGCCGGTCGCGGTGACGATCCGGCTGGTGGCTGGGGATCTCGTGGTCACCGTGCAGAATCCGCTGCCGCGCTCGGCGCCGGTGAAGGAGCCGGTCTCCTCGGGGACCGGCACGTTCTCGATGCGCGAGCGGGTGGACAGCATGGGCGGCTCGCTCACCACGACCCGTACCGACACCACCTACGAGGTGCGGGCGACGCTGCCGGCGGGCGCGGTGGGCTGA
- a CDS encoding valine--tRNA ligase, whose translation MTENTQQQNPAPPTELPTQYAPAEVEGKLYERWVERGYFTADAGSDKDPYTIVIPPPNVTGALHLGHAFQVTLMDALTRRKRMQGYETLWLPGMDHAGIATQNKVEQQLAEEGKSRQDLGREAFTERVWQWKGEYGGRILGQLKRLGAGLDWSRERFTMDEGLSKAVQTIFKNLYDDELIYRAERIINWCPRCLTAISDIEVEYQEDPGELVSLKYGEGEDTLVVATTRAETMLGDTAIAVHPDDERYRHLVGKLIKLPLTDRSIPVVADTHVDPEFGTGCVKVTPAHDPNDFAIGQRHGLESMTIMDERGVITVPGPFQGLDRYEARSAVVGALKEQGRIVAEKRPYMHSVGHCSRCKTTVEPRLSMQWWVKVGPLAQAAGDAVRDGRVKIHPEDMSKRYFDWVDNMHDWCISRQLWWGHRIPIWYGPEGQVVCVGPDDEIPTGEGWRQDPDVLDTWFSSGLWPFSTLGWPEKTADLEKFYSTDVLLTGHDIIFFWVARMMMFGLYAMDGEVPFKTVALTGLVRDEFGKKMSKSNPNAVDPLDWMDNYGSDAVRFTLAKGANPGADVPIGEDWVQASRNFANKIWNATRFALMNGATVEGELPPVERLSATDRWILSRLNKTVAEVDAYYEDYQFAKLSEALYHFAWDEVFDWYVELSKTTFFAGGEQAKVSGRVLGEVLDVMLRVLHPIVPFVTDTLWTTLTRGESLVVADWPKDSGFRDEAAEREIELVQQVVTEVRRFRSDQGLQPGQKVPAELTLSGTSLAPHEAAIRQLLRLQPAGEDFHATASLPVAGATVALDLSGTIDVEAERKRLTKDLGAAEKEKADANKKLGNEAFLAKAPDNVVDKIRGRLAKAEADIERITRQIAALPQG comes from the coding sequence GTGACCGAGAACACTCAGCAGCAGAATCCAGCGCCCCCCACCGAACTGCCGACCCAGTACGCGCCGGCCGAGGTAGAGGGGAAGCTGTATGAGCGCTGGGTAGAGCGCGGGTACTTCACCGCCGACGCGGGCTCCGACAAGGACCCGTACACCATCGTCATCCCGCCGCCGAACGTCACGGGCGCGCTGCACCTGGGCCACGCCTTCCAGGTCACGCTCATGGACGCGCTCACCCGCCGCAAGCGGATGCAGGGCTACGAGACGCTGTGGCTGCCCGGCATGGACCACGCGGGCATCGCCACGCAGAACAAGGTCGAGCAGCAGCTCGCCGAGGAGGGCAAGTCCCGCCAGGACCTCGGCCGCGAGGCGTTCACCGAGCGCGTGTGGCAGTGGAAGGGCGAGTACGGCGGCCGGATCCTGGGCCAGCTCAAGCGGCTGGGCGCGGGGCTTGACTGGTCGCGCGAGCGGTTCACCATGGACGAGGGCCTGTCCAAGGCCGTCCAGACCATCTTCAAGAACCTCTACGACGACGAGCTGATCTACCGCGCCGAGCGCATCATCAACTGGTGCCCGCGCTGCCTGACGGCCATCTCCGACATCGAGGTGGAGTACCAGGAGGACCCGGGCGAGCTGGTCTCCCTGAAGTACGGCGAGGGCGAGGACACCCTGGTCGTGGCCACCACGCGCGCCGAGACGATGCTCGGCGACACCGCGATCGCCGTCCACCCCGACGACGAGCGCTACCGGCACCTGGTCGGCAAGCTCATCAAGCTGCCGCTGACCGACCGCTCCATCCCGGTCGTCGCGGACACCCACGTCGACCCCGAGTTCGGCACAGGCTGCGTCAAGGTGACCCCGGCGCACGACCCCAACGACTTCGCCATCGGGCAGCGGCACGGCCTGGAATCAATGACGATCATGGACGAGCGCGGTGTCATCACCGTCCCCGGCCCCTTCCAGGGACTCGACCGCTACGAGGCCCGCTCGGCCGTCGTGGGCGCGCTCAAGGAGCAGGGCCGCATCGTCGCCGAGAAGCGCCCCTACATGCACTCGGTCGGCCACTGCTCGCGCTGCAAGACCACTGTCGAGCCGCGGCTTTCGATGCAGTGGTGGGTCAAGGTCGGCCCGCTCGCCCAGGCGGCGGGTGACGCGGTCCGTGACGGCCGGGTCAAGATCCACCCCGAGGACATGTCGAAGCGGTATTTCGACTGGGTCGACAACATGCACGACTGGTGCATCTCGCGCCAGTTGTGGTGGGGCCACCGCATCCCGATCTGGTACGGCCCCGAGGGCCAGGTCGTGTGCGTGGGGCCCGACGACGAGATCCCCACCGGCGAGGGCTGGCGCCAGGACCCCGACGTCCTGGACACCTGGTTCTCGTCCGGCCTGTGGCCGTTCTCCACGCTCGGCTGGCCGGAGAAGACCGCCGACCTGGAGAAGTTCTACTCCACCGACGTCCTGCTCACCGGCCACGACATCATCTTCTTCTGGGTCGCCCGGATGATGATGTTCGGTCTGTACGCGATGGACGGCGAAGTCCCGTTCAAGACGGTCGCGTTGACCGGTCTGGTCCGCGACGAGTTCGGCAAGAAGATGTCGAAGTCCAACCCCAACGCGGTCGACCCGCTGGACTGGATGGACAACTACGGCTCGGACGCGGTCCGCTTCACCCTCGCCAAGGGCGCCAACCCCGGCGCGGACGTCCCCATCGGCGAGGACTGGGTCCAGGCGTCCCGCAACTTCGCCAACAAGATCTGGAACGCGACCCGCTTCGCGCTCATGAACGGCGCCACCGTCGAGGGTGAACTCCCGCCCGTGGAGCGGCTTTCGGCGACCGACCGCTGGATCCTGTCGCGGCTCAACAAGACCGTGGCCGAGGTCGACGCGTACTACGAGGACTACCAGTTCGCCAAGCTCAGCGAGGCGCTGTACCACTTCGCGTGGGACGAGGTCTTCGACTGGTACGTCGAGCTGTCGAAGACCACGTTCTTCGCGGGCGGCGAGCAGGCGAAGGTCTCGGGCCGGGTCCTGGGCGAGGTCCTTGACGTGATGCTGCGGGTCCTGCACCCGATCGTCCCGTTCGTCACCGACACCCTGTGGACGACGCTGACCAGGGGCGAGTCCCTGGTCGTCGCCGACTGGCCCAAGGACAGCGGCTTCCGCGACGAGGCCGCCGAGCGCGAGATCGAGCTGGTCCAGCAGGTCGTCACCGAGGTCCGCCGCTTCCGTTCCGACCAGGGTCTCCAGCCCGGCCAGAAGGTCCCGGCCGAGCTCACCCTGAGCGGCACGTCGCTGGCCCCGCACGAGGCGGCCATCCGTCAGCTGCTCCGTCTCCAGCCGGCCGGCGAGGACTTCCACGCCACCGCCTCGCTGCCGGTCGCGGGCGCCACGGTCGCGCTCGACCTCTCGGGCACCATCGACGTCGAGGCCGAGCGCAAGCGTCTGACCAAGGACCTGGGCGCGGCCGAGAAGGAGAAGGCGGACGCGAACAAGAAGCTCGGCAACGAGGCGTTCCTCGCCAAGGCGCCGGACAACGTGGTCGACAAGATCCGCGGCCGCCTTGCCAAGGCGGAGGCCGACATCGAGCGGATCACCCGCCAGATCGCGGCCCTGCCCCAGGGCTGA
- a CDS encoding transposase: MYRLYPAPAQAERLRRWGHTCRAVWNLALEQRIYVLQQRGRCLRADEQCRYLTQARHDLDWIGELPSQTPQQILRRLDRAYDNFWNADHPARFPRYKKRSARLSIPLPGQAVRVRPINRKWAFVRIPKLGEVKFRLSRALGGDVQNATVTTDASGRWSISFAVRTRSPAPLANTLPPVGVDFGVKQAAYCSDEAQPRLMPPTLTAGERRRLEGLERRKARQVRHAHTHRGGRHSIRLQKTLREIARIKARQARRRLDFTHKLTTDLAKNHGLVGIEDLRVKSMTASAGRGSRKAGLNRGILDNTPGERRRQLAYKCPRYGSVLVAVVPAGTSQTCGRCGHRDPLSRTDRDSFRCVKCGHGDDADHNAATVTLHRALRMADDAVCRRALR; encoded by the coding sequence GTGTACCGCCTGTACCCCGCCCCGGCACAGGCCGAGCGCTTGCGGCGCTGGGGTCATACCTGTCGCGCCGTGTGGAACCTGGCCCTTGAGCAACGGATCTACGTCCTTCAACAGCGGGGCCGGTGTCTGCGGGCGGATGAGCAATGCCGGTACCTGACACAAGCGCGCCACGACCTCGACTGGATCGGCGAGCTGCCCTCCCAGACGCCGCAGCAGATCCTCCGGCGTCTCGATCGGGCCTACGACAACTTTTGGAACGCGGACCATCCCGCTCGATTCCCTCGCTACAAGAAGCGATCGGCGCGGCTCTCCATCCCCCTGCCCGGCCAGGCGGTTCGCGTACGGCCGATCAACCGGAAATGGGCCTTCGTGCGGATTCCGAAGCTCGGCGAGGTCAAGTTCCGGCTGTCCCGCGCCCTGGGCGGTGACGTCCAGAACGCGACGGTCACCACTGATGCCTCCGGGCGCTGGTCCATCAGCTTCGCCGTACGTACGCGGAGCCCAGCGCCCCTCGCCAACACCCTGCCGCCGGTCGGCGTCGACTTCGGGGTCAAACAAGCCGCCTACTGTTCCGACGAAGCTCAGCCCCGGCTCATGCCGCCGACTCTCACGGCGGGGGAGCGGCGGCGGCTGGAGGGACTGGAGAGACGCAAAGCACGGCAAGTGCGCCATGCGCACACACATCGCGGTGGACGGCACAGCATCCGCCTACAGAAAACCCTCAGAGAGATCGCCCGTATCAAGGCCCGGCAAGCCCGCCGACGGTTGGACTTCACACACAAGCTCACCACCGATCTGGCCAAGAACCACGGCCTGGTCGGGATCGAGGATCTGCGGGTGAAGTCCATGACGGCGAGCGCCGGACGAGGCTCGCGCAAAGCGGGGCTCAATCGCGGCATCCTCGACAACACCCCCGGGGAACGCAGGCGCCAGCTCGCCTACAAGTGCCCCAGGTACGGGTCGGTGCTGGTCGCGGTCGTACCTGCGGGCACGTCGCAGACCTGCGGGCGCTGTGGCCACCGGGATCCGCTTTCCCGGACCGACCGGGACAGCTTTCGCTGCGTAAAGTGCGGGCACGGGGATGACGCCGATCACAACGCCGCCACCGTCACGCTCCACCGCGCTCTGCGGATGGCGGACGACGCGGTCTGCCGCAGAGCACTGCGGTGA
- a CDS encoding transposase, which produces MSAVRLIPTQAAERLGVSVQAIYVLNSRPNNGFPEPEHIGRTPTWLASELDAWRAEHPAKGRRRRPQRRIETVSSRPDASFPCLTAHIAFVTHRRAVLTAEMLRLAEHSLNVAAGAADAHIEAFSGASDHVRALIRYPADLAATDVAGRLRTASERVLRRAGMAQVWAPSYFVASVGTESPDRIDEFVREQEQVVNS; this is translated from the coding sequence ATGTCAGCAGTACGGCTCATTCCTACGCAGGCCGCCGAGCGCCTAGGGGTTTCGGTCCAGGCCATCTATGTGCTCAACTCGCGCCCGAACAACGGCTTCCCCGAACCCGAGCACATCGGGCGGACGCCGACCTGGCTGGCGTCGGAGCTCGACGCCTGGCGAGCAGAACATCCCGCGAAGGGGCGGCGACGGCGCCCTCAGCGGCGCATCGAGACCGTGTCGAGCCGTCCCGATGCCTCGTTCCCCTGTCTGACGGCCCACATCGCCTTTGTCACGCACCGCCGGGCCGTGCTGACCGCCGAAATGCTGCGCTTGGCGGAGCACTCCTTGAACGTGGCTGCCGGAGCAGCCGATGCTCATATCGAGGCCTTCAGTGGAGCATCCGACCATGTACGGGCCCTGATCCGCTATCCGGCCGATCTTGCCGCCACCGACGTGGCCGGAAGGCTCAGAACCGCCTCTGAACGCGTGCTCCGTCGGGCAGGCATGGCGCAGGTTTGGGCGCCGTCGTACTTCGTGGCTTCGGTGGGAACCGAAAGTCCGGACCGCATCGACGAGTTCGTGCGGGAACAGGAACAAGTCGTCAACAGCTAG